In one window of Aphidius gifuensis isolate YNYX2018 linkage group LG4, ASM1490517v1, whole genome shotgun sequence DNA:
- the LOC122854529 gene encoding transcriptional regulator DEF1-like isoform X3 → MRFYWILGFLIASCHGEKKLNLEDIERDNLHSETKSNLSNKKPSYSVNDEVDNQDYQLSLHQYQGQNTEGLGSYSTTDNNKYQVNANQYAGDVTGKDIRYQQDTTANDAHDTSQSIGQYPEEYTQQIEIVTKGLSPTTYQPQQLYYEPEISVGNQYQTIQQKTAAKKYVSNKHKDTIYIPMNQLLAYYQQLSLAREQSTKYEPLLHKLATQAAQQIPIPVYNGPAETYTNQINSQQYLVYPTTKISSQNVQPNYQTGKNQIYSQDSVSYRQPQEVLYTQAVYAQPQTQSQYQQEIVYTQTNPTAYAQVTPGHATATYTTGPDYVQQVQGQHEQYNNYQQPDRYLQYVVTSNSGYRTPSSSQQNYDKNIPTTPSGDFTPPQNYKSVNEQYPVTGKNNHYLQNYIGHSTEPKSLLESYTPSYIIAAKDSARYQERPIKLEGGFLPSKINFIHSYNKRKAE, encoded by the exons atg AGATTTTACTGGATATTGGGATTTTTAATTGCATCATGCCACGGTGAGAAAAAGCTTAATCTTGAGGATATAGAAAGAGATAATCTTCACTCAGAGACTAAATctaatttgtcaaataaaaaaccatcGTATTCTGTTAATGATGAGGTGGATAATCAGGATTATCAATTAAGTCTACATCAGTATCAAGGACAAAATACTGAGGGATTAGGAAGTTATAGTACAACTGATAATAACAAGTATCAA gTGAATGCCAATCAGTATGCAGGAGATGTAACTGGTAAGGATATTCGTTATCAACAAGATACAACAGCAAATGATGCTCATGACACGTCTCAATCGATTGGACAGTATCCTGAAGAGTATACACAACAAATTGAGATCGTGACCAAGGGTCTTTCACCAACAACCTATCAACCACAACAACTGTATTATGAGCCAGAAATATCTGTTGGAAATCAATACCAgacaattcaacaaaaaacagcagctaaaaaatatgtgtcaaataaacataaag atacTATTTATATTCCAATGAATCAATTATTGGCATACTATCAACAACTATCATTGGCTCGTGaacaatcaacaaaatatgaaccattattacataaattaGCGACTCAAGCTGCTCAACAAATACCAATACCTGTTTATAATGGACCAGCTGAAACTTAtacaaatcaaattaattctcaacaatatttagtttatccaacaacaaaaatatcatcacaAAATGTTCAGCCAAATTAccag actggcaaaaatcaaatatattctCAGGATAGTGTTTCATATAGACAACCTCAAGAAGTACTATATACACAAGCTGTATATGCACAACCACAAACACAATCTCAATATCAACAAGAAATTGTTTACACGCAAACAAATCCAACAGCATACGCACAAGTAACTCCAGGCCATGCAACAGCTACATACACTACTGGACCTGACTATGTACAACAAGTTCAGGGTCAACATGAacagtataataattatcaacaaccaGATAGATATCTTCAATATGTTGTCACATCAAATTCAGGATATAGAACTCCATCATCAAGTCAACAAAATTATGACAag AATATTCCAACAACACCAAGTGGAGATTTTACACCaccacaaaattataaatctgtAAATGAACAGTATCCAGTGActggtaaaaataatcattacttGCAAAATTACATTGGTCATTCCACTGAGCCAAAGTCATTACTCGAGTCATATACACCAAGCTACATTATTGCAGCTAAAGATTCAGcaag aTATCAAGAACGACCGATTAAACTTGAAGGTGGCTTTCtaccatcaaaaataaatttcatccaTTCATACAATAAACGTAAAGCTGAATag
- the LOC122854529 gene encoding transcriptional regulator DEF1-like isoform X2 has translation MRFYWILGFLIASCHGEKKLNLEDIERDNLHSETKSNLSNKKPSYSVNDEVDNQDYQLSLHQYQGQNTEGLGSYSTTDNNKYQVNANQYAGDVTGKDIRYQQDTTANDAHDTSQSIGQYPEEYTQQIEIVTKGLSPTTYQPQQLYYEPEISVGNQYQTIQQKTAAKKYVSNKHKDTIYIPMNQLLAYYQQLSLAREQSTKYEPLLHKLATQAAQQIPIPVYNGPAETYTNQINSQQYLVYPTTKISSQNVQPNYQTGKNQIYSQDSVSYRQPQEVLYTQAVYAQPQTQSQYQQEIVYTQTNPTAYAQVTPGHATATYTTGPDYVQQVQGQHEQYNNYQQPDRYLQYVVTSNSGYRTPSSSQQNYDKNIPTTPSGDFTPPQNYKSVNEQYPVTGKNNHYLQNYIGHSTEPKSLLESYTPSYIIAAKDSARYQERPIKLEGGFLPSKINFIHSYNKRKAE, from the exons AGATTTTACTGGATATTGGGATTTTTAATTGCATCATGCCACGGTGAGAAAAAGCTTAATCTTGAGGATATAGAAAGAGATAATCTTCACTCAGAGACTAAATctaatttgtcaaataaaaaaccatcGTATTCTGTTAATGATGAGGTGGATAATCAGGATTATCAATTAAGTCTACATCAGTATCAAGGACAAAATACTGAGGGATTAGGAAGTTATAGTACAACTGATAATAACAAGTATCAA gTGAATGCCAATCAGTATGCAGGAGATGTAACTGGTAAGGATATTCGTTATCAACAAGATACAACAGCAAATGATGCTCATGACACGTCTCAATCGATTGGACAGTATCCTGAAGAGTATACACAACAAATTGAGATCGTGACCAAGGGTCTTTCACCAACAACCTATCAACCACAACAACTGTATTATGAGCCAGAAATATCTGTTGGAAATCAATACCAgacaattcaacaaaaaacagcagctaaaaaatatgtgtcaaataaacataaag atacTATTTATATTCCAATGAATCAATTATTGGCATACTATCAACAACTATCATTGGCTCGTGaacaatcaacaaaatatgaaccattattacataaattaGCGACTCAAGCTGCTCAACAAATACCAATACCTGTTTATAATGGACCAGCTGAAACTTAtacaaatcaaattaattctcaacaatatttagtttatccaacaacaaaaatatcatcacaAAATGTTCAGCCAAATTAccag actggcaaaaatcaaatatattctCAGGATAGTGTTTCATATAGACAACCTCAAGAAGTACTATATACACAAGCTGTATATGCACAACCACAAACACAATCTCAATATCAACAAGAAATTGTTTACACGCAAACAAATCCAACAGCATACGCACAAGTAACTCCAGGCCATGCAACAGCTACATACACTACTGGACCTGACTATGTACAACAAGTTCAGGGTCAACATGAacagtataataattatcaacaaccaGATAGATATCTTCAATATGTTGTCACATCAAATTCAGGATATAGAACTCCATCATCAAGTCAACAAAATTATGACAag AATATTCCAACAACACCAAGTGGAGATTTTACACCaccacaaaattataaatctgtAAATGAACAGTATCCAGTGActggtaaaaataatcattacttGCAAAATTACATTGGTCATTCCACTGAGCCAAAGTCATTACTCGAGTCATATACACCAAGCTACATTATTGCAGCTAAAGATTCAGcaag aTATCAAGAACGACCGATTAAACTTGAAGGTGGCTTTCtaccatcaaaaataaatttcatccaTTCATACAATAAACGTAAAGCTGAATag
- the LOC122854529 gene encoding transcriptional regulator DEF1-like isoform X1: protein MFQTLRFYWILGFLIASCHGEKKLNLEDIERDNLHSETKSNLSNKKPSYSVNDEVDNQDYQLSLHQYQGQNTEGLGSYSTTDNNKYQVNANQYAGDVTGKDIRYQQDTTANDAHDTSQSIGQYPEEYTQQIEIVTKGLSPTTYQPQQLYYEPEISVGNQYQTIQQKTAAKKYVSNKHKDTIYIPMNQLLAYYQQLSLAREQSTKYEPLLHKLATQAAQQIPIPVYNGPAETYTNQINSQQYLVYPTTKISSQNVQPNYQTGKNQIYSQDSVSYRQPQEVLYTQAVYAQPQTQSQYQQEIVYTQTNPTAYAQVTPGHATATYTTGPDYVQQVQGQHEQYNNYQQPDRYLQYVVTSNSGYRTPSSSQQNYDKNIPTTPSGDFTPPQNYKSVNEQYPVTGKNNHYLQNYIGHSTEPKSLLESYTPSYIIAAKDSARYQERPIKLEGGFLPSKINFIHSYNKRKAE from the exons atgtttcaAACTTtg AGATTTTACTGGATATTGGGATTTTTAATTGCATCATGCCACGGTGAGAAAAAGCTTAATCTTGAGGATATAGAAAGAGATAATCTTCACTCAGAGACTAAATctaatttgtcaaataaaaaaccatcGTATTCTGTTAATGATGAGGTGGATAATCAGGATTATCAATTAAGTCTACATCAGTATCAAGGACAAAATACTGAGGGATTAGGAAGTTATAGTACAACTGATAATAACAAGTATCAA gTGAATGCCAATCAGTATGCAGGAGATGTAACTGGTAAGGATATTCGTTATCAACAAGATACAACAGCAAATGATGCTCATGACACGTCTCAATCGATTGGACAGTATCCTGAAGAGTATACACAACAAATTGAGATCGTGACCAAGGGTCTTTCACCAACAACCTATCAACCACAACAACTGTATTATGAGCCAGAAATATCTGTTGGAAATCAATACCAgacaattcaacaaaaaacagcagctaaaaaatatgtgtcaaataaacataaag atacTATTTATATTCCAATGAATCAATTATTGGCATACTATCAACAACTATCATTGGCTCGTGaacaatcaacaaaatatgaaccattattacataaattaGCGACTCAAGCTGCTCAACAAATACCAATACCTGTTTATAATGGACCAGCTGAAACTTAtacaaatcaaattaattctcaacaatatttagtttatccaacaacaaaaatatcatcacaAAATGTTCAGCCAAATTAccag actggcaaaaatcaaatatattctCAGGATAGTGTTTCATATAGACAACCTCAAGAAGTACTATATACACAAGCTGTATATGCACAACCACAAACACAATCTCAATATCAACAAGAAATTGTTTACACGCAAACAAATCCAACAGCATACGCACAAGTAACTCCAGGCCATGCAACAGCTACATACACTACTGGACCTGACTATGTACAACAAGTTCAGGGTCAACATGAacagtataataattatcaacaaccaGATAGATATCTTCAATATGTTGTCACATCAAATTCAGGATATAGAACTCCATCATCAAGTCAACAAAATTATGACAag AATATTCCAACAACACCAAGTGGAGATTTTACACCaccacaaaattataaatctgtAAATGAACAGTATCCAGTGActggtaaaaataatcattacttGCAAAATTACATTGGTCATTCCACTGAGCCAAAGTCATTACTCGAGTCATATACACCAAGCTACATTATTGCAGCTAAAGATTCAGcaag aTATCAAGAACGACCGATTAAACTTGAAGGTGGCTTTCtaccatcaaaaataaatttcatccaTTCATACAATAAACGTAAAGCTGAATag
- the LOC122854528 gene encoding uncharacterized protein LOC122854528 — protein sequence MKLLLLMLLFSPLAINCETKKEDKKIINPNDEPFLPINPNYQLNTKLTKRGVEKNINEILSHLNADVYPTKNTPNYNENYYHDLQANIPVIQSSSSPQSYDIPSVPVQTILPPVYGPPDQSQRQENIIYSTGQNGYSTYYNNNPTTYNSQQSVSPGQLNQYTVPEMQYYYSINQQPDITYSIATSQDNSEIPTGTIEMVDEKYIKQQQQQQRVKLNDGRTSNNIKDTQFMEGINYITNSQKDLDTQSTTNKQPIAYNLIENQSDLHIRSAQLPSRNIMKYSNNGGQQQIGNYQLPQVYKQQLDQLMSQALANFFMQNGAINQGQNSQYDLNQVQSPVKPLTQPSQVIAKTGLAYVMNPSSYHIVPRHIAKNPSSSQVIQASPSSHGKIRKPQTTVSVEPSQSYYIQPMKSMKHHQHNVPHTTSDFLNYEYPPGMNHDADTVPLFDLNKAIQNYSPSDEVYTTYPGSPVEYNHYYQPRQISKYYKTSLDDGSFKRNSRRSPKPPTIYK from the exons atgaaATTACtg TTACTCATGCTGTTATTTTCGCCTCTGGCAATAAATTGTGAGACgaaaaaagaagataaaaaaataataaatccaaATGACGAGCCATTTCTTCCGATAAAtccaaattatcaattaaacacaaaattaacaaaacgtggagtagaaaaaaatataaatgaaattttaagtcATTTAAATGCAGATGTATatccaacaaaaaatacaccaaattataatgaaaattattatcacgaTTTGCAAGCAAATATTCCTGTtatacaatcatcatcatcaccacaatCATATGATATTCCATCAGTACCAGTGCAAACAATATTACCACCAGTATATGGTCCACCTGATCAATCACAAcgtcaagaaaatataatttattcaactggTCAAAATGGTTATTCAACATACTACAATAACAATCCAACAACATACAATAGCCAACAGTCTGTGTCACCAggacaattaaatcaatacaCTGTTCCTGAaatgcaatattattattctatcaaTCAACAACCTGACATAACTTATTCAATTGCTACATCACAAGATAATTCTGAAATTCCAACAGGTACAATTGAAAtggttgatgaaaaatatataaaacaacaacaacaacaacaacgtgTTAAATTAAACGATGGTAGAACATCAAATAACATCAAAGATACTCAATTTATGGAAGGAATTAATTACATTACAAATAGCCAAAAAGATCTTGATACACAATCAACAACTAACAAACAACCAATTGcttataatttaatagaaaatcaaTCTGATTTACATATAAGAAGTGCTCAATTACCAAGTAgaaatattatgaaatattcaaataatggTGGACAACAACAAATTGGCAATTATCAATTACCACAAGTTTATAAACAACAACTTGATCAATTAATGAGTCAAGCAttggcaaatttttttatgcaaaatGGAGCTATTAATCAAGGTCAAAATAGTCAATATGATTTAAATCAAGTACAAAGTCCAGTAAAACCACTGACACAACCAAGCCAAGTTATTGCAAAAACTGGTCTTGCATATGTTATGAATCCATCGTCATATCATATTGTACCAAGACACATAGCGAAAaatccatcatcatcacaagtCATTCAAGCATCACCAAGTAGCCATGGTAAAATTAGAAAACCACAAACAACAGTATCAGTTGAACCATCACAATCTTATTACATACAACCAATGAAATCAATGAAACATCATCAACACAATGTTCCTCATACAACatcagattttttaaattatgaatatcCACCTGGTATGAATCATGATGCTGATACTGTtccattatttgatttaaataaagccATTCAAAATTATTCACCAAGTGATGAAGTTTATACAACATATCCTGGATCACCAGTTgaatataatcattattatcaaccaCGACAAATTTCAAAGTATTATAAAACATCATTGGATGATGGtagttttaaaagaaatagCAGACGTTCACCAAAACCACCAaccatttacaaataa
- the LOC122854527 gene encoding DNA-directed RNA polymerase II subunit RPB1-like, producing the protein MRSLILLGLLILIGSIVSGRELRGEKKYRRYSSNIGKGKRGTGDYSSHGSQNYFSPIHSAIADRPAIGSSLGGSHTGISFGALDQFNLGQFGSGHGISLAALGLSGHSSGGGALTGGRQSSQSAYSYPLFSPVSSKTGPVTFGLQGSTSSAGSNYMSPIYASAGQGLSAYGSGGISLPHYLSQGSQGLSYSLPQSSSISGGHSYSTPASSGSSHTVTGGFVVANPYGSASSSPSSLSSSQPALSYNDNSLVSSSSSSPSYQLSQSSGSTSSPNYITSSSYPGQAAVSSYTGYQPATSDGNAYAPRDNVAYSYPSTSYGSPSAASYSSGNSAPSYTSASYSSQPTSDQTSSLMSPIIKYSQPSNSYSGYSSSFSSPSSSYASSSYTPTSSSYSSPSASYTSPSASYTSPSAGYTSPSASYSSPGASYPSPSASYPSPSTTYTSQNPTFSLPNNFAQYTTNHASPTSSYASSLSSSASSSDPQGSYSQINPMYLNYADEKSFDENSRPAKYDTISYSSTDEKY; encoded by the exons ATGCGCTCACTT attTTATTGGGGTTGCTAATTTTAATTGGCTCAATTGTATCTGGAAGAGAATTAAggggtgaaaaaaaatatcgtagataTAGTTCAAATATTGGAAAAGGTAAAAGAGGTACTGGTGATTATTCAAGTCACGGATCACAAAATTACTTTTCACCAATACATAGTGCAATTGCTGATCGTCCAGCAATAGGAAGTTCATTAGGTGGATCACATACGGGTATTAGTTTTGGAGCACTTGATCAATTTAATTTGGGACAATTTGGCTCGGGACATGGAATTAGTTTGGCAGCATTAGGTCTCAGTGGACACAGTAGTGGAGGAGGAGCATTAACAGGAGGAAGACAAAGCTCTCAATCAGCATATTCATATCCTCTTTTTTCACCAGTATCATCAAAAACTGGTCCAGTTACATTTGGGCTACAAGGAAGCACTTCATCTGCAGGTTCAAATTACATGAGTCCTATTTATGCAAGTGCAGGACAAGGTTTATCAGCTTATGGCTCTGGGGGAATATCATTACCACATTATCTCAGTCAGGGATCACAAGGATTATCTTACAGTTTACCACAGTCATCTAGTATTTCTGGTGGACATAGTTACAGTACTCCAGCATCTTCTGGCTCATCTCACACTGTAACTGGTGGATTTGTTGTTGCAAATCCTTACGGTTCTGCTTCATCTTCcccatcatcattatcatcatcacaaccAGCATTATCTTACAATGATAATTCTCTTGTTTCCTCATCCTCTTCTTCACCAAGCTATCAGCTAAGTCAATCCAGTGGCTCAACAAGTAGTCCAAATTATATTACTTCTTCATCATATCCTGGACAAGCAGCTGTATCATCATATACTGGTTATCAACCTGCCACATCTGATGGTAATGCTTATGCACCAAGAGATAATGTAGCTTATTCATATCCAAGTACTAGTTATGGTTCACCATCAGCTGCTAGTTATTCTTCAGGAAACTCAGCACCAAGTTACACTAGTGCAAGTTACAGCAGTCAGCCAACTTCCGATCAGACATCATCTCTTATGAGtccaattattaaatactcaCAGCCAAGTAACAGTTACAGTGGATATTCATCAAGCTTTTCATCACCAAGCTCAAGCTACGCAAGTTCAAGTTATACACCAACAAGTTCAAGTTATTCAAGTCCAAGTGCTAGCTATACAAGTCCAAGTGCTAGCTATACAAGTCCTAGTGCTGGCTATACAAGTCCTAGTGCTAGCTATTCAAGTCCTGGTGCTAGCTATCCAAGTCCAAGTGCTAGCTATCCAAGTCCAAGTACTACTTATACAAGTCAAAATCCAACTTTTTCATTACCAAATAATTTTGCACAGTATACAACAAATCATGCTTCACCAACAAGCTCTTATGCATcttctttatcatcatcagcatcatcttCTGATCCACAAGGCTCTTATTCACAAATCAATCCCATGTATCTCAATTATGCAGATGAGAAATCATTCGATGAAAATTCAAGACCAGCAAAATATGATACCATTTCATATTCAAGCACCGATGAAAAGTATTAG